Proteins encoded in a region of the Ancylobacter sp. SL191 genome:
- a CDS encoding Bug family tripartite tricarboxylate transporter substrate binding protein: MTITFDRRQILVGAGALAALGPSLALPRAQAADGFPAKNMQVLIPTGEGGGVDQAARAFNRIWSKYLGANFEYSYFPGASGQVGYEVFVAKREPDAYNILFGNIGPEMIMYATQKVKYKYPEDFTYIGSMDVDDSVIWVAGNSKFKTIGDLVEEGKKREITLSTSRLPHPSTIGALALAEATGMKVRMIPYGGGGPARSAAITGEVDGCATFLSSSLGLGDQARFLTVFNETNRTPELTNNAPPVNQALGTKIPPLSGQRAIAIHTKAVEAYPDRVKKLSDTFKQVFADPDYKTVAEKAGTPWEFIQYGDAASCQESAKEFVELAERFRPLLTASKG; the protein is encoded by the coding sequence ATGACCATCACTTTCGATCGTCGTCAGATTCTCGTCGGCGCGGGCGCCCTTGCGGCGCTGGGGCCAAGCCTCGCGCTCCCGCGCGCCCAGGCCGCCGACGGTTTCCCCGCCAAGAACATGCAGGTGCTGATCCCGACCGGGGAGGGCGGCGGCGTCGATCAGGCGGCACGCGCCTTCAACCGCATCTGGAGCAAATATCTCGGCGCCAATTTCGAGTATTCCTACTTTCCGGGCGCCTCCGGGCAAGTGGGGTACGAGGTGTTCGTCGCCAAGCGCGAGCCGGATGCTTACAATATTCTCTTCGGGAATATCGGACCGGAAATGATCATGTACGCGACCCAGAAGGTCAAGTACAAGTACCCGGAAGATTTCACCTATATCGGCAGCATGGATGTCGATGATTCGGTGATTTGGGTTGCTGGCAACAGCAAGTTCAAGACCATTGGCGATCTGGTCGAGGAGGGCAAGAAGCGCGAGATCACCCTTTCCACCAGCCGCCTGCCGCACCCGTCCACCATCGGCGCGCTGGCGCTGGCGGAGGCCACCGGCATGAAGGTGCGCATGATCCCCTATGGCGGCGGCGGACCGGCCCGCTCGGCGGCGATCACCGGCGAGGTGGATGGCTGCGCGACCTTCCTGTCCTCCTCGCTCGGGCTCGGCGATCAGGCGCGCTTCCTCACCGTGTTCAACGAGACCAACCGGACGCCGGAGCTGACCAATAATGCCCCGCCGGTGAACCAGGCGCTCGGCACCAAGATTCCCCCGCTCTCCGGCCAGCGCGCCATCGCCATCCACACCAAGGCGGTCGAGGCCTATCCCGACCGGGTGAAGAAGCTCTCCGACACCTTCAAGCAGGTCTTCGCCGATCCCGACTACAAGACGGTCGCCGAAAAGGCCGGCACGCCCTGGGAGTTCATCCAATACGGCGACGCGGCCTCCTGCCAGGAATCGGCCAAGGAGTTCGTGGAACTCGCCGAGCGCTTCCGCCCGCTGCTCACCGCCTCGAAGGGCTGA
- a CDS encoding tripartite tricarboxylate transporter TctB family protein: MHENRDGKVATGADWIIPGLGAAFATYYLYSIKDLDWEAKVSGVFCAVVLFLLIGIFTLRTLIGLARGTHYVEWRSLWETRQLAIIRGALFALTVASVAIIPWAGFTISTFLFLFFAFLWLQRMSARNAAITAGALALGGYILFILILRTAFPTGPFERLVAALTGL; this comes from the coding sequence ATGCATGAGAACCGTGACGGCAAGGTCGCGACCGGTGCCGACTGGATCATCCCCGGCCTCGGCGCCGCCTTTGCCACCTATTACCTCTATTCGATCAAGGATCTCGACTGGGAGGCCAAGGTCTCCGGCGTGTTCTGCGCCGTGGTGCTGTTCCTGCTTATCGGTATCTTCACCCTGCGCACGCTGATCGGGCTGGCGCGCGGCACGCATTATGTCGAGTGGCGCAGCCTGTGGGAGACGCGCCAGCTCGCCATCATCCGTGGCGCCCTGTTCGCCCTGACCGTTGCTTCGGTGGCGATCATCCCCTGGGCGGGCTTCACCATCTCCACCTTCCTGTTCCTGTTCTTCGCCTTCCTCTGGCTGCAGCGCATGAGCGCGCGCAATGCCGCGATTACCGCCGGCGCGCTCGCGCTCGGCGGCTACATCCTCTTCATCCTGATCCTGCGCACCGCGTTTCCGACCGGCCCCTTCGAGCGCCTTGTCGCGGCGCTGACCGGCCTGTGA
- a CDS encoding tripartite tricarboxylate transporter permease, with translation MNLSFSLLADQFLLNFSYLWLIVIATTIGIIIGAMPGFGSANTIIMLLPFTLAVDVDVAMIFMVSLFVASHMGGGITSILLNIPGNGGSAATCLDGYPMAKKGLGQQALVLSFVASTVGGMVTALLSIFLLPYIARLAYYMHSVEMVVILLFGITLIASVASDNMLKGLIAGFLGLLIGAIGADHIYSTPRGTFGFIELYDGVPLIAVLIGVFAISEALIMMEQSSVLSETGMQMMKQSGWKETWEGVVMSFQRTWHMIWTGIIGLIIGIVPGAGASIAAFVAYQQSRLYSKTPEKYGTGIPEGVIAPESANNGCASGDLIPLLVIGVPGGTTAAVMLIVMTYHGVQLGPRLFIQNPGLGYGVFITMLVAYAVMLFTTLPLTRWVSKLVMIPTPVLAPIIIAFTLVGAFAPRAYMFDLWLTLLFGAVGYVCRKTGFNVVALLIGVILGPMLEANVMRALRISGNDPWVFFSSPVGNILWAALAISLAIPSIVQWRRNRATRIAAA, from the coding sequence ATGAATCTCAGCTTCAGCCTGCTCGCCGACCAGTTCCTGCTGAATTTCAGCTATCTCTGGCTGATCGTCATCGCGACGACCATCGGCATCATCATCGGCGCCATGCCGGGCTTCGGCTCGGCCAACACCATCATCATGCTGCTGCCCTTCACCCTGGCGGTGGATGTGGACGTCGCGATGATCTTCATGGTGTCGCTGTTCGTCGCCTCGCATATGGGCGGCGGCATCACCTCGATCCTGCTCAACATTCCCGGCAATGGCGGATCGGCGGCGACCTGCCTCGACGGCTATCCCATGGCCAAGAAGGGGCTCGGCCAGCAGGCGCTGGTGCTCTCCTTCGTCGCCTCGACGGTGGGCGGCATGGTCACCGCGCTGCTGTCGATCTTCCTGCTGCCCTACATCGCGCGCCTCGCCTACTACATGCACAGCGTCGAGATGGTGGTGATCCTCCTGTTCGGCATCACGCTGATCGCCTCGGTCGCCTCGGACAACATGCTGAAGGGCCTGATCGCCGGCTTCCTCGGCCTGCTGATCGGCGCCATTGGCGCGGATCACATCTACTCCACGCCGCGCGGCACCTTCGGCTTCATCGAGCTCTATGACGGCGTGCCGCTGATCGCGGTGCTGATCGGCGTCTTCGCCATCTCCGAGGCGCTGATCATGATGGAGCAGAGCTCCGTGCTCAGCGAAACCGGCATGCAGATGATGAAGCAGTCGGGCTGGAAGGAGACCTGGGAAGGCGTGGTCATGTCGTTCCAGCGCACCTGGCACATGATCTGGACCGGCATCATCGGCCTCATCATCGGCATCGTGCCGGGCGCGGGCGCCTCCATCGCGGCCTTCGTCGCCTATCAGCAGTCGCGGCTTTATTCCAAGACGCCGGAGAAATACGGCACCGGCATTCCCGAGGGCGTCATCGCCCCGGAATCGGCGAATAATGGCTGCGCCTCGGGCGACCTCATCCCGCTGCTTGTCATCGGCGTGCCCGGCGGCACGACGGCGGCGGTGATGCTGATCGTGATGACCTATCACGGCGTGCAACTCGGGCCGCGCCTGTTCATCCAGAACCCCGGCCTCGGCTATGGCGTGTTCATCACCATGCTGGTCGCCTATGCGGTGATGCTGTTCACCACCCTGCCGCTGACCCGCTGGGTCTCCAAGCTGGTGATGATCCCGACCCCGGTGCTGGCGCCGATCATCATCGCCTTCACCCTCGTCGGCGCCTTCGCCCCGCGCGCCTATATGTTCGACCTGTGGCTCACGCTGCTATTCGGCGCCGTCGGCTATGTCTGCCGCAAGACCGGCTTCAACGTCGTCGCGCTGCTGATCGGCGTGATCCTCGGGCCGATGCTGGAGGCCAACGTGATGCGGGCGCTGCGCATCAGCGGCAACGACCCGTGGGTGTTCTTCTCCTCGCCGGTCGGCAACATCCTGTGGGCGGCGCTCGCCATCTCCCTCGCCATCCCCTCCATCGTGCAGTGGCGGCGCAACCGCGCCACCCGCATCGCCGCCGCGTGA
- a CDS encoding LVIVD repeat-containing protein, protein MTVRMPATPLASANIRPLARLDLPGGGEVTIKDGYAFIGHMSPPDGTTILDIRDPSAPRIVARLAPPDPFSHTHKVKVAGDLMITNVERQRRHFYRKGERLEAAAAELAARLGHAPSEAELAAALGVAPADMPELRAGLARGYEAGGFRVWDIADPAEPRLLASVKTGGIGVHRFDMDERYAYISTEMEGYVGNILVIYDLADPTRPREVSRWHMPGQHVAAGETPSWPGQRHRLHHALRVGDIMWASCWYAGAFTIDVSDITRPRTLGSYNYHPPFPEPTHTLFRLAAPIAGRDIALMIDEEHDHTPGQPHAFLWVMDASDPAALQPISTFHVAESASPYARAGGRFGAHQFQERQVGSLVFASWFAGGLRVIDLANPEEPREAGHFIPAPAAGHKAPQSNDVDVDPRGIVALLDRDRGLDLLAFED, encoded by the coding sequence ATGACCGTGCGCATGCCCGCGACGCCGCTTGCCAGCGCCAATATCCGCCCTCTCGCCCGGCTCGACCTGCCGGGCGGGGGCGAGGTGACGATCAAGGATGGCTACGCCTTCATCGGCCACATGTCGCCGCCCGATGGCACGACCATTCTCGACATACGCGACCCCTCCGCGCCGCGCATCGTCGCCCGGCTGGCGCCGCCGGACCCGTTCTCCCACACCCATAAGGTGAAGGTGGCGGGCGATCTGATGATCACCAATGTCGAGCGGCAGCGCCGGCATTTCTACCGCAAGGGTGAACGGCTGGAGGCCGCCGCGGCGGAGCTGGCGGCCCGCCTCGGCCACGCGCCCTCGGAAGCGGAGCTGGCGGCCGCGCTGGGCGTGGCGCCGGCCGACATGCCGGAGCTGCGCGCCGGGCTCGCGCGCGGCTATGAGGCCGGCGGCTTCCGCGTGTGGGACATCGCCGACCCCGCCGAACCGCGCCTGCTCGCCTCTGTGAAGACCGGCGGCATCGGCGTCCACCGCTTCGACATGGACGAGCGCTACGCCTACATTTCCACGGAGATGGAGGGTTATGTCGGCAACATTCTCGTCATCTACGACCTTGCCGATCCCACCCGCCCGCGTGAGGTCTCCCGCTGGCACATGCCCGGCCAGCATGTCGCGGCGGGCGAGACGCCCAGCTGGCCCGGCCAGCGCCACCGCCTGCACCACGCGCTGCGCGTCGGCGACATAATGTGGGCGTCGTGCTGGTATGCCGGCGCTTTCACCATCGACGTGTCCGACATCACGCGGCCGCGCACGCTGGGCAGTTACAATTACCACCCGCCCTTTCCCGAGCCGACGCACACGCTGTTCCGTCTCGCCGCGCCGATCGCCGGGCGGGACATCGCGCTGATGATCGACGAGGAGCATGATCATACCCCCGGCCAGCCGCATGCCTTCCTCTGGGTGATGGATGCGTCCGACCCCGCGGCGCTTCAGCCGATCTCGACCTTCCACGTGGCGGAAAGCGCTTCGCCCTATGCGCGGGCCGGCGGGCGCTTCGGCGCGCACCAGTTCCAGGAGCGGCAGGTCGGCAGTCTCGTCTTTGCGAGCTGGTTTGCCGGCGGGCTGCGGGTGATCGACCTCGCCAATCCCGAAGAGCCACGCGAGGCCGGCCATTTCATCCCCGCGCCGGCGGCCGGTCACAAGGCGCCGCAGAGCAACGACGTCGATGTCGATCCGCGCGGCATTGTCGCCCTGCTCGACCGCGACCGGGGGCTCGACCTTCTCGCCTTCGAGGACTGA
- a CDS encoding autotransporter domain-containing protein, with amino-acid sequence MAGGLEPAWGQSWSNYDAYTQSYTINYAPGSGVSDGALRVNVEVAGNPLTVQLDTGSRGFWINQRYAPADVTSGVPGYIFYWSSGIAHKGYWAPLEVTFTDAVASGGASVTATATVPVLIVTEAVCLPGNWPNACNPNVPLTIGDGFMGIGFDRTGHGTGYGTDVIDPSGPGTSDNLQIVNPFLNLSDMTAGTMRSGYILSEQGITLGLTPSNTANGYQGSSSPYAYAQLVPTGTPSVAGAPPDWQVMSGSVVIQGQTYESQQAVVDIGITNMLLTTDASSLPGEVTEDGQLYLSSATGTLQVNLLGVPGLVGYSFHVPDPPAGGGLPPGHSSVTPSNVALSPAQDVWWTGEAPATLVNTGIYALNAFNYLYDADGGYIGLQLNGSAQTSSAFFQPVISAIGTLSLANAFYTDLPVYLRGDSTVDTSTTAMFAGDFTGPGGLTITGGGVVTLAGAATHDGGTEVAAGTLVITGALAGDVYVDAGATFSNSGNYVGSLATSGTVTNTGNMVAGVAVLPGGLFTNDGTLLGAVMNVGTVENAGILAGDVANNGSFINDGVVSGTLFNNGTLSGNGTVGTLNVLAGGVVAPGHSIGTVTVTGDLLLEPGAIYVAELGAPGQSDLITVGGTATITGAVLELLPDASFAPALGASYTVLEASGGITGSFTLGSSVTALMGTASSALPFLTPAFSSASDGVAFELVRSAVPFAALAQTPNQRAVAAAADTLPTSDPLAAQIIALFGSDVPAVMNSLSGEAYASAQSVLLDQASYVRSAIQRRLRQAEAGAQADGPGPQLATLMGLTLWAEAFGGLGDFDGSTGVSGVDSTIGGFTGGADADWGGWRTGLAVGYSRSTFDDDGVASSGSSANYDIGLYAGRRFEVAGPGELAVNLGAAYTWHDITMSRSASLPAGSQALGADYGGWTGQVFGEVSYPIAYQWAGRDATVEPFAGLVWQRLSTESFTESGGSAALAGEASSFETVNSVLGLRGSVRFTPGGGKPPLVLSAGLGWQHAFGDIIPSQALAFASGGAGFSVTGVPLARDAALVELGLATAMTESVEIGVSYRGQLASDVTDNAVKATLRWAF; translated from the coding sequence ATGGCCGGTGGGCTGGAGCCCGCGTGGGGCCAAAGTTGGTCGAATTACGACGCCTACACCCAATCCTACACCATCAATTACGCGCCGGGCTCCGGGGTCAGTGACGGCGCGTTGCGCGTCAATGTCGAGGTTGCCGGCAATCCGCTGACCGTTCAGCTCGATACCGGCTCGCGGGGCTTCTGGATCAACCAGCGTTATGCGCCGGCGGACGTGACCTCCGGCGTGCCCGGCTACATCTTCTATTGGAGCAGCGGCATCGCCCATAAAGGCTATTGGGCGCCGCTGGAGGTGACCTTTACCGATGCGGTGGCCAGCGGCGGGGCCAGCGTCACGGCGACGGCCACCGTGCCGGTGCTCATCGTCACCGAGGCGGTCTGTCTGCCCGGCAACTGGCCGAATGCCTGCAACCCCAACGTGCCTCTCACCATCGGCGACGGCTTCATGGGCATCGGCTTCGACCGCACCGGCCACGGCACCGGCTACGGCACCGATGTCATCGACCCGTCGGGGCCAGGAACCAGCGACAATCTGCAGATCGTCAATCCTTTCCTCAACCTCTCGGACATGACGGCCGGCACGATGCGTTCGGGCTACATCCTGTCCGAACAGGGGATCACGCTCGGCCTGACGCCGAGCAACACCGCCAATGGCTATCAGGGCAGTTCCTCGCCCTATGCCTATGCCCAGCTCGTGCCGACCGGCACGCCATCGGTTGCCGGCGCGCCACCGGACTGGCAGGTGATGAGCGGTTCGGTGGTCATTCAGGGCCAGACCTATGAGAGCCAGCAGGCGGTGGTGGATATCGGCATCACCAATATGCTGCTCACCACCGACGCGTCGTCCTTGCCGGGTGAGGTGACGGAGGACGGGCAGCTTTATCTGTCGAGTGCCACCGGCACTCTGCAGGTCAATCTGCTCGGCGTGCCCGGACTGGTCGGCTACAGCTTCCACGTGCCGGATCCGCCCGCTGGTGGTGGCCTTCCACCGGGCCACAGCTCGGTGACGCCCTCCAATGTCGCGCTCTCCCCGGCGCAGGATGTGTGGTGGACCGGGGAGGCCCCGGCGACGCTGGTCAATACCGGCATCTACGCGCTCAACGCCTTCAACTACCTCTACGACGCCGATGGCGGCTATATCGGGCTTCAGCTCAATGGCTCGGCGCAGACGTCCAGCGCCTTTTTCCAGCCGGTGATCTCGGCCATCGGTACGCTGTCGCTGGCCAACGCGTTCTACACCGACCTGCCGGTCTATCTGCGTGGCGATAGCACCGTGGATACCAGCACCACGGCTATGTTCGCCGGCGACTTCACCGGGCCGGGCGGCCTGACCATCACCGGCGGCGGCGTGGTGACGCTGGCGGGAGCCGCGACCCATGACGGCGGCACCGAGGTCGCGGCGGGCACGCTGGTCATCACCGGAGCGCTGGCGGGTGACGTCTATGTCGATGCCGGGGCCACTTTCAGCAATAGCGGCAACTATGTCGGCTCTCTCGCCACCAGCGGGACCGTGACGAACACTGGCAACATGGTGGCGGGCGTCGCCGTGCTGCCGGGTGGCCTCTTCACCAATGATGGCACGCTGCTCGGCGCGGTGATGAATGTCGGCACGGTGGAGAACGCGGGCATTCTCGCCGGTGATGTCGCCAATAATGGCAGCTTCATCAATGATGGCGTTGTTTCCGGCACCCTGTTCAACAATGGAACCCTGTCCGGCAACGGCACGGTCGGCACGCTCAACGTGCTCGCCGGTGGCGTCGTGGCACCCGGACATTCCATCGGCACGGTGACGGTGACGGGCGATCTTCTGCTCGAACCCGGGGCGATCTATGTGGCCGAGCTTGGGGCGCCTGGCCAGAGCGATCTCATCACCGTGGGAGGCACCGCGACGATCACGGGCGCGGTGCTCGAGCTGCTGCCGGATGCGAGCTTCGCCCCCGCACTCGGCGCAAGCTACACCGTGCTGGAGGCGAGCGGCGGGATCACCGGCAGCTTCACTCTGGGCTCGTCCGTCACCGCCCTGATGGGCACCGCCAGCTCGGCGCTGCCTTTCCTGACGCCGGCCTTCTCAAGCGCCAGTGACGGGGTCGCCTTCGAACTCGTGCGCAGTGCCGTGCCCTTCGCGGCGCTGGCGCAGACGCCAAACCAGCGGGCGGTGGCGGCTGCAGCCGATACGTTACCGACCAGCGATCCGCTAGCCGCGCAGATCATCGCGCTGTTCGGCAGCGACGTGCCGGCGGTGATGAACAGCCTGTCGGGCGAGGCCTATGCGTCCGCCCAGAGCGTGCTGCTCGACCAGGCGAGCTATGTGCGCAGCGCCATCCAGAGGCGTTTGCGGCAGGCGGAGGCGGGGGCGCAGGCCGACGGGCCGGGGCCGCAGCTCGCCACGCTGATGGGGCTCACCCTGTGGGCGGAAGCCTTTGGCGGGCTTGGTGATTTCGATGGATCGACCGGCGTGTCCGGCGTCGACAGTACCATCGGCGGCTTCACCGGCGGCGCCGATGCCGACTGGGGTGGCTGGCGTACCGGCCTTGCGGTCGGCTATTCCCGCTCGACCTTTGACGATGACGGCGTGGCGTCGTCCGGCAGTTCCGCCAATTACGATATCGGCCTCTATGCCGGCCGGCGGTTTGAGGTGGCGGGGCCGGGCGAACTGGCGGTCAATCTGGGCGCTGCGTATACGTGGCATGATATTACCATGAGCCGCAGTGCCAGCCTGCCGGCCGGTAGCCAGGCACTCGGGGCGGATTATGGCGGCTGGACCGGACAAGTGTTCGGCGAGGTGAGCTACCCCATCGCCTATCAATGGGCTGGCCGCGACGCGACGGTCGAGCCCTTTGCCGGCCTTGTCTGGCAGCGGCTCTCGACCGAGAGCTTCACCGAAAGCGGCGGTTCGGCGGCGCTGGCGGGCGAGGCGTCGAGCTTCGAGACCGTGAATTCGGTGCTCGGCCTGCGCGGCTCGGTCCGGTTCACGCCCGGAGGTGGCAAGCCGCCGCTGGTGCTTTCCGCCGGCCTTGGGTGGCAGCATGCCTTCGGTGACATTATACCGTCGCAGGCTCTGGCCTTCGCCTCGGGCGGCGCCGGCTTCAGCGTGACCGGCGTGCCCTTGGCGCGCGACGCGGCGCTCGTCGAGCTCGGCCTCGCCACGGCGATGACCGAGAGCGTCGAGATCGGCGTGTCCTATCGCGGCCAGCTCGCCAGCGACGTCACCGACAATGCGGTGAAGGCGACGTTGCGCTGGGCGTTCTGA
- a CDS encoding proline iminopeptidase-family hydrolase produces the protein MSAVASMEGRMPFRGYETWYRVTGDLGSGPLPLVVAHGGPGCTHDYVDSFKGISVLDGRAVIHYDQLGNGKSTHLPEKGPDFWTVDLFLAELDALLAHLGIAGRYAFLGQSWGGMLGAEHAVRRPAGLKALIVANSPANMHTWVSEANRLRRDLPADVQETLLRHEAAGTLTDPEYITASRVFYDRHVCRVTPWPDDVARTFAAMDQDNTVYRNMNGPTEFHVIGTMKDWTIEDRLHLVEAPTLLISGAHDEATPEVVRPYRERVPNCAWTLFPESSHMPHVEEKEACLAVVSQFLKTHD, from the coding sequence ATGAGTGCCGTGGCGAGCATGGAAGGGCGCATGCCCTTCCGGGGTTACGAGACCTGGTACCGCGTGACGGGCGATCTCGGCAGCGGGCCCCTGCCGCTGGTGGTGGCCCATGGCGGGCCGGGCTGCACGCATGATTATGTCGATTCCTTCAAGGGAATCAGCGTTCTGGATGGCCGCGCCGTCATCCATTACGACCAGCTCGGCAATGGCAAATCGACCCATTTGCCGGAGAAAGGGCCGGACTTCTGGACGGTCGATCTGTTCCTCGCCGAGCTCGACGCGCTGCTCGCCCATCTCGGCATTGCCGGCCGCTACGCCTTTCTCGGCCAGTCCTGGGGCGGGATGCTCGGCGCCGAGCACGCGGTGCGCCGCCCGGCCGGGTTGAAGGCGCTCATCGTCGCCAATTCGCCCGCCAACATGCACACCTGGGTATCTGAGGCGAACCGCCTGCGCCGCGACCTGCCGGCCGACGTGCAGGAAACGCTCTTGAGGCACGAGGCGGCGGGCACGCTGACCGACCCGGAATATATTACCGCGTCCCGCGTGTTCTACGACCGGCATGTCTGCCGCGTGACGCCCTGGCCGGACGATGTCGCGCGCACCTTCGCGGCGATGGATCAGGACAACACCGTCTACCGCAACATGAACGGGCCGACGGAATTCCACGTCATCGGCACGATGAAGGACTGGACTATCGAGGACCGGCTGCACCTCGTTGAGGCGCCGACGCTGCTGATCTCCGGCGCGCATGACGAGGCGACACCGGAAGTGGTGCGTCCCTACCGCGAGCGCGTACCGAACTGCGCCTGGACGCTGTTCCCGGAGTCGAGCCACATGCCGCATGTGGAAGAGAAGGAAGCGTGCCTCGCGGTCGTCTCCCAGTTCCTGAAGACGCACGACTGA
- a CDS encoding helix-turn-helix transcriptional regulator, translating into MMGAQSATHIEAMEARFGAAKSLGAQVDILFEAVGALGFDTLIYDYTPARYDLSGQQMLPTVLELRNVDETMRDYWFGHGYFRLDPVQKVALGTTRPFVWNYDKRAQTLISRFMTEDAAPVADFLTERGLSAGVTVPIHLPGGDYATVTGIRCGDGRFTEREAPACLGDFGLIAHLFQHAAQNRSVEGRIEGLPHLTVRERECLRHAADGLSAKEISRVLGRSVPTVVMHLNAAMRKLEAKNRTQAAVRAARLRLLD; encoded by the coding sequence ATGATGGGCGCGCAGAGCGCAACACATATCGAGGCCATGGAGGCGCGGTTCGGTGCCGCCAAGTCCTTGGGCGCACAGGTGGATATCCTGTTCGAGGCGGTCGGCGCGCTTGGCTTCGACACGCTGATCTACGACTACACGCCCGCCCGCTATGACCTGAGCGGCCAGCAGATGTTGCCCACTGTGCTGGAGCTGCGCAATGTCGACGAGACCATGCGCGACTATTGGTTCGGCCATGGCTATTTCCGGCTCGACCCGGTGCAGAAGGTGGCCCTCGGCACCACCCGCCCCTTCGTGTGGAACTACGACAAGCGGGCGCAGACGCTGATCAGCCGCTTCATGACCGAGGACGCCGCCCCGGTAGCCGATTTCCTCACGGAGCGCGGGCTGAGCGCCGGTGTTACCGTACCGATTCACCTGCCCGGCGGCGACTACGCGACGGTGACCGGCATTCGCTGCGGCGATGGGCGCTTCACCGAGCGCGAGGCCCCCGCCTGCCTCGGCGATTTCGGCCTGATCGCCCACCTCTTCCAGCACGCCGCCCAGAATCGCAGCGTCGAGGGCCGCATCGAAGGCCTGCCGCATCTTACCGTTCGCGAGCGCGAATGCCTGCGTCACGCCGCCGATGGGCTCTCCGCCAAGGAGATTTCCCGCGTTCTCGGCCGTTCCGTGCCGACGGTGGTGATGCATCTCAACGCCGCCATGCGAAAGCTGGAAGCCAAGAACCGCACCCAGGCCGCCGTGCGCGCCGCCCGGCTGCGCCTGCTCGACTAG